DNA from Coregonus clupeaformis isolate EN_2021a unplaced genomic scaffold, ASM2061545v1 scaf0363, whole genome shotgun sequence:
acccgttacggacgcaggcaataaggcagtgatcgctgagatcctggttgaagacagcggaggtgtatttagagggtaagttagtcaggatgatatctatgagggtacacatgtttacggatttagggttgtacctggtaggttcgttgataatttgtgtgagattgagagcatctagtttagattgtaggatggccggggtgttaagcatatcccaatttaggtcaccaagcagtacgaactctgaggatagatgggggggcaatcaattcacatatggtgtccagggcacagctgggggctgaggggggtctgtagcaagacgtaaatgtgcccttgagcaaggcacttaaccctaattgctcctgtaagtcgctctggataagagcgtctgctaaatgactaaaatgtaaatgtaaatgtagcaagcggcaacagtgagagatgtatttctggaaaggtggatttttagaagtagaagctcaaactgtttgggcacagacctggatagtatgatagagctctgcaggctctctctacaatagattgcaactccaccccctttggcagttctatctagacggaaaatgttatagttggggatggaaatttcagaatttttggtggccttcctaagccaggattcagacactgctagaacatcagggttggcggagtgtgctaacgcagtgaataactcaaacttaggaaggaggcttctgatatttacgtgcagaaaaccaagacttttacggttacagaagtcaacaaatgatagctcctggggagtaggagtgatactgggggctgcagggcctgggttagcctctacatcaccagaggaacagaggaggactagaataaggatacgactaaaggctttaagaactggtcttctagtgcgttgggtacatagaataaaggggggcagttctccgggcgttgtagaaaagattcagggcattatgtacagaaaaggatatggaaggatatgagtacagttcaggtaaccctaagcgttgggtaacaatgaaagagatagcgtcactggaggcaccgattgagccggtctcggcgtgtatggggggtggaacaaaggaactatttgaggcaatttgagagggactaggggttctacagtgaaattgtataataagaactaacccaaacagcaataggcaaggcataattgacatggaagagaggcataaagcagtcacaggtgttattagagagagctaagacaacaactggaaatagcgataacgtttgggctaaggctgaacagaataaacaggacagggtaccgtgtaaaggaacagtccagcaggcatcagttgtgcagctgagtgatcataaggtccagtgaacagcaatatgtgagtccgagagcagttcaaattggtgcttcagcacagctagcagggagcacagttgtagtttgcgtgtgctagcgggccggggctggcagatggatcttcgtggtcgtcgcaacgggaagcctgttgaaaccacatcagactatttcatcggcaaaccagtcgtgttggatcggcggggctcagtgtcaacactaggaggtcccgtccggttgacagagaggtagatagccgggagatgggcctgaggctagctcaaggctaactggtgcttgctatagggcaatggtaatcagccaacaacaggttgcagctagctagctggttgcgatgatccggcgctagggtccagtgattccggcagaaagtccaataagctctgggtcgatagcacgctgggtcgatagcacgctgtgcagactggccgacgaattgtccaggctagagctagagctggctggtggatagtgtaggccacggacagtggtgaagacgctaacggtgactaatagcaagtagccattcagtttcagcttacggttcttgatgaaagttataaagaaataatagaatcctttccacgttgggtgaggcgggttgcaggaaagtatatttagttaaagaatgaaaagtaaaaattgagaaatatatacaaaatagacacaaaaaaacaagaaacgggatatttacacaagaacaatgaataaaagcgaccgcactgctacgccatcttggaaggAAGTATTGGAATTATGCCAAGGCCGTTTATAAAGGAAAATATAGCAACGGCGAACTTGATCAGatgtgttggcagaatgtttaaAACGTTTACAGTGATATTTGTTATATTTGACCGTTTctgaaagaaaaaaaacaattgcaaattgttgtggacctgtaaacagattGTTTGAAATCAATAGCCTGATGATTTGTGTTGACTTTTTCCCCAACCGAAATATTCTGCACTGCCCgcgaattctgaaacattgtctagccGATGTCTACTCGAAAAATGTGAATCTATACAATAGGCCTATGCCTAGTTACAGTGGAAGGCCCTATAACCTACACACTTCAAAGCAAAATATGAACTCTCTGTTAATCTGTTAACTTCTTCTATATATTATAAACCGCGCTCCCCTTTGGATacataaaataatagccaatctaTTAGGCCCAATATAAATGAGATGCGCGTGGTAATTTGCTGTAGGCTAAAGCTACTTCGGGAATATGAAcccatcatggccagaaaaggtggtGAGGAATTTATTCAGCAATGGTTATGAAAATGTTTATACATTTAAATATTGTTTATTTGAGACAAAATAACGTGACCCTTCTGTTCAATGGTTAATGCGCTCTGGATCACATAGAGCAAAATACTTCAAATAGTTTATCTATTTACAACTGTAAAGTGGTTCCAATTAAATGAGTGATGGGACTTTTGTAGGCCTATAAGGCTACTTCGTGAGTATGAAAccatcacagtcagaaaaggtGACAAATGTATTCAGCAAATCTTATAAAATTGTTTGAAAAAGAGTGTCATATTTCTTTGACTGAGAACaccattctcatttacagcaacaaccttgGGAATAGTTACAAAGAAGAGGAGATGAATGAACAAATTGGAAGCTGGtgatgattaggtggccagatTGAGTGCCAtgagatctttagtgaccacagagagtcaggacacccgtttaacatccTATCTGAAAGactgcaccctacacagggcaatgtcctcaatcactgccctgggatataaAAATGTTTTGACCAGAGGAAACAGTGCCtcttactggccctccaacaccacttccagcagcatctggtttcccatccaggaccaaccctgcttagcttcagaggcaagccagcagtggtgTGCTGCTGCTGAAAATAGTGCTGCACAAGGTTGCTACTTTTGCCTTAATTGCAATTCAATACTTAAACCACTCGAAACTGTGCATATGCATGTTCTAAAGTTTGCGGGAGGATAAGCATATTATCGTGTCAAGTTAAGTTTTTATAAATGCCTACTTTTGCTTGAAAACTGGCACACATGTTTTGGGGTAGATTTTGTGTGTCAGCTACATTTATAAACGAGGCCCCAGGGTtaatcactagttaccacagccacaaagtcataaaccctgcctatttctacaattttgaattacaatttatcttcttaaaatgggATTTTAAACctgaccttaaccacactgctaaccttattcctaaccttaaattaagcagATTTTAgtttacatatatattttttacgatATACCCAATTTTGACTGTggttgtggtaactagtggaaaccgcaGACCAGGCCAGGTTAGAGAAGTCCAAGAGAGAAGTGAGAAATTATTCAGTTGTAAATGTCCTTGatttctaaaggcacaacctatactgaacaaaaatataaatgcaacatgcaacaatttctaagttTATTTTCctaaaaatgtggggctcaaaactgccctgaatgacgggttgcTACTggtgatataccacacctgtcaggtggatggattatcttggcaaagaagaaatgctcactaacagggatgtaaacaaagttgtgcacaacatttgagagaaataagcattttgtgcgtatgaaaaCTGTTATGGGTTATTTTATTTCCGTTGATGAAATATTGGACCAacacttatatttttgttcagtatagattcaaACCAATGTTTTAAGTAGCTGAAGATGTCATTACTACAAGATCGTGACACTGGCACTTTTAGATTTTCGTCAAAAACTACTTCATATGGAGTTGACGGTATGCACAAGCACAGTTCGGCGTGAcacgaccattagacccaatgaGGGAGCACTATTATCTGGCGATAAATCAAACAGTAATCTGCACTGCTTGGTCATTTTGTCAATAACGCAGCATGGTATATCGTCCAGAATTGTACAGCATCTCTTTTCCATAAATTAAAatgtcaaactagttttcattgggaagacagataaagcaatcacttttgcatgtgaaacaCATAATCCTACTCATCACTCCACGTgcttaattacgtcacttttgttttgcgCCGCCTTCGACAAGAGCGGGCACCTGGTTTACACCCTAGAGGCAGCCCCGTTCCAAAATgaatgcaatcacttttcacccgGTTCAAACTCCTTCTACCGGGGTAAACCGGGCCAGAGAAACAAACCCCCATCATTAACTGTATAGAcgggttgtttagcaacaaaccAACGCATGCGCacctatggggcaaaacagatggTTTTTGCTTAGATTGTTGTTGACATAAACTATATTGCAGCGGTGCATTTTGAACCCACACCCCAACCCATCTCTGTTTTTGAACTGGTTGCTCAATACAGCGCTGTTTTTGTTCAATTTAACGTTCTATTACGTTTTTATGTACTGAACGCAGCCCTGGTTAGACCCGATtacgtgtttctgcgcatgagcttagctagctaatgtcgccatgacatcgcctaaaaacgtgatcggggatttctattggagaagcagtttctacaTATCTtcataccaaaccatctttgCTAATACTGTACATGCGTTGGGAAAAAGAATGACGATACATGGATACAAACATTGTCACGAAAACCAGGaagttattttaatttatttataaattaaAAAATACACTTTTGAAGTAAATGGCTTATCTTCAGTTTATTGATAAGTACTTGAAAGTAGATTCTAGTAGTTCAATTATTGAATTGGAATGTATTTACTTAATGAATCTACTTACTTAAAGCTAGAggccttaattgaaacaataataaAACAGGCACcctgcctctgttttggtaaaaaggtgagggatgagcctggagaaatggaaccactctcaaatacatagacagagctatggatgcaaggactgaccatccatgatatcaacattatagtttaaaaccatgttttgaggctatatttacattgtttgcaaacgacagttgaactaagctcatgaggcatttatacgtTATGTTATTTTAagaatgatttatttataatCAAAACAtttatgtagcaactaaggattctagttTTAACTTCGAATTGACACCAATCCTGATGTCTTAAAGCTGTATAGATaacctctgctcctctctcctttcctccagactccctgcagctctctctcgctgtctctgaaGAGGAGGTTCTCCCTGAtcagcagcactgtgagcaggagtggagccccagtctggggcAGGAGAACCCAGAGCTTCcacagattaaagaggaacaAGAGGAACAAGAGGAACTGAGGACCACTCAGGAAGAAGAGCAGCTTCAAGGGCTGGAGACTGATATCATAGAGTTCAAATTCACTCCTTCCTGTGTGAAAAGTGAATGTGATCAGGAGGACCCACTTCAGTCCTTGACTCTTCCCCAAACCCAGActgtggagaacagagagagggacccTAAACAAGTGGATCTCACACCTTTTGTTACTGTGACCCACCTTAAGGGTCTCTACATTCCCTGTCACCCTCCAGATAATCAAAACAATGCCTCCAGCCAAAACCTAGCCGGAAGCAGCGACCCAGTAGGACTTGACAGCAGCCCACCATTGGATCCCAGTCTGTCATTGGATCTAAGCCCATCATTGGATCCAAACCCATCAATGGTGGAACACTGTTTCAAACCCAGCACCATGTCTAGAAAAACTCACAGCTGCCGTGACTGTGGTGAAATGTTTGCTCTGAAAACGGACCTGCAGAGGCATGTGACTCTCTTTGGCTGCTTCTGCCAAAAAAGCTACCACTCCACCTGTAAACAAAAGGCCCATGTCCGACTCCGTCACAGTGGGAAACCCTGCACCAGCCCTGTTTGTGACAAGACCTTCAAACTCAAAGGGGATCTGTCCAAGCACATGATGATTcgcacaggagagaaaccatttagttgtggtgactgtgggaagagcttcaatcagaAGTGGACCCTAAGGAAGCATAAACTGACTCAcgcaggagagaaaccatttatcTGTGGAGAATGTGGGAAAAGCTTTTTTACAGAAGGGGGACCTAAGTAGGCATATACGGACTCACACAGGAGAAAAACTATTTatctgtggtgactgtgggaaaagcttcaatTTGAAAGGGAACCTTAGGAAGCATaaactgactcacacaggagagaaaccatttatttgtgatgactgtgggaaaagcttcagtCAGAAGGGGACCCTAAGGAAGCATaaactgactcacacaggagagaaaccatttagctgtgatgactgtgggaaaagcttcagtCAGAAGGGGACCCTAAGGAAGCATAAACTGACTCACAGAAGATAAACCATTTAGCTGTGATGGTTGCGGCAAAAGCTTCACTCAAAAGTCTAAATTACTGATCCATGTAAAAACATCCACAAAGGAGGAAAACAGGATGAAAACTCAAAAGAAAGAAAATTAGGACAAAGATCTATTTAGTCACAAGATGAGAATAAAAAGGCAGGATGTGGACAATACTCTGAGTACACGCTCATAGACTCACATCCAGTGGTTGGTGGAGGGCGATATGATGATACCTCTCCCAGGGACCTGCTCTCCATGCTTCAGGATGACAGTTTCTCTGGTCTCTGATCTATTCTATTGATAACCTGCTGTTTCTCTCCACAGGTGCTCTCTGCTACTCTCTGGTCTACATGGATGGCCTATCTACTTTACATCTgtctggagggagagatagaggtcaCAGAATGAGGCTTTTTAGAGGAAAATACTGCCTTTTCAGGTCATGTCACAAGTGCCTTCTCCTCTGACAGTGGCACTGCTAATTAATTGATGACATTTCTCCTTTCTTCCCACTAGATGGCACTGTTGGAGATGTGATCCCCATCACACCATCTCTGTTGAATGTAAAACTTGTTAGTCATTTCAAATCATTCTTCACAGACATATGAGGGTATAATGTTAAATTAATCAACACTGTTACCCATTActaaacacattaaaacacacactGTTTTACAGCTAAATAGGACCATGCTTAACTGAACCAGACATGACTGACCATAAGGGGATGTCATAGATGGTGTGTACCGTAGGGTCAAAGGTGACTGTAAATCAGGATTAGGTTCATAACATCTGagtggtatactacaaagcaagctactcagggttttctaaagctaaccagcttcagttagctttacattccagctcaggcttcatccgtacGACGACGGTGGGTATTGCTCGTCCCcctgccgctaactctagcaggcttgcacgtcgcacatggctagtcgaacgccgaactcttcattgagacaatgctgaaacatcaatctatgggcgagtcagtgccacattttcatttgtgacgaaatcaaaatgaaagaaaggTGATCTACAAATTCAGCAGACTATGGTGTGaaataggtttttagaagtgCTGTCTTTATCTGATTACTTATCGTTAAAGGCTGACTGGTGTGCTTATCGCTCCTTATTCTATCTGTGGAACAGCATGTTGCAtttgtggccatagacatataTTCAATAGAAGGGTTTtgtgacctctaaccctgacaatttgactgttaaactcatgtgtacactagcaatggatgccagtcctgacttgaatgggaaccaccatctatggattatatgtctcTGGTTGGTCGCGGCTGTCAGTTTGCCTTTTGCAAATGTCAAAATACAATAGTAGGAAAAACAAACTGTTTGGAAAGTCATtccttttttgtttatttttgaccatttttaattgaaaacaatcacagtaatgtaacccagaaatgatttgatattgagataaaaacgtctgcattaGACCTTTAAATGCTCTCCAAAGGAGGAGATATTTCCATTCTATACATGCAGGCTACTAGACTAATGAATACATAAATTAAACTAAACCCATGTTTGTGTATCAGTGTCCCTCTGCCGAAGAGATGTCTGTATGACATCTTACTCTAGCAAAATGAGATTGGCTAAGGCTAGCTGGCCAATCAAGTGGATCTAACACACTAACATGGATCCTTTCAGTGGGCTACAACAACATGAGAAGTGAGAATGTGAATTGTATTTCTCATCTTTCTCTCATTCCTTTCCTGTGTGGGTGGGTACATGATTTCCCTAGGGACTACAGGGGGTCCTGGTTTACCATTAGTAAGTCTGAGCACCCGTAGGCACACCATGTTCAAGAGGAGTGTCACAATGTTAACGTAATTACACACATTGCCTGCTACAGAGCTATAGGACAAACCAAGGTGGCCTCATCTCAAGGTTGGAATACATTTACTCAAGAGAATTCTACGCAGAATTTACTAATATACCCCTTTATCAAAGCAAGAGCATGTCTAGTAAGACATTATTACttttcaaatgttttattttgCTCCAAGTCAGCTTGTTCTTTCAACAGGCAAAGCCAGAGCAGTGTACAAGACTTGCTTTTAGCCCATGTCTCTCTTTCTTAATAACCCGCACGCACACAAAAGGCAATCATGAAAATGGGACTGTAGTTGGCTAGACCACACCCCCTGCCTGCCGCTACTGGCTCCAGCTCCTTACACCTCTCTCTGACaaaaagaaacagagagaaagagacagcggGCGTATGAGAGAGCCGATGAGCATGGCTCAAAACCGAACAGCTCTGTGTGTCACACTCGAATACATCGCACCCACAGCTAGGACCTAGGCGCGGATCGTCGCTTTCAAGACAAGCGCAACATCGGAGAGAGATATTACGCATGGTTCTGATAGAGAATGAATGCGCCGCTGTATCCAACAATCCCAAAACGCCGGGTTGGTCTCATTTTGCCACCATTAGAGCATCACTTGAATTACCATAAGGGAGCGACGAGATCCGAGCACAGTAGAAACAACGTCTTTACAACTGAGGAATAAGAGATTTTGCTCAAATGATTGAATAATTTACTTTTGATCAAAATCCAAATATTTTCATTTATTTGGAGGTGTAATTCTAAGGACACATATATTAAAGCACTTTGATAGCCATCATTAGGTCTACTTGGATTTGATCATATTGACAGTGTTAGTAATCATGATGGAAACTGCTTCAAAAGCGCGTCGGCTGTCCAATGTGTCCAACGTGTCCAATATGTCCACGTCCAGCGCTGGGACTGAGGTAGGACAGAGCGATGTTCAGATTTGGGGGGACAGACCTTTGCCTGTCGACTACCTTGGTGACATCTCGATCCTGGATGAAGGGAGATGGTCTAACTCTGGCGTGAAGAAACATCACCACAAGCACAACCTGAAGCACCGCTACGAACTGCTGGAGACATTGGGGAAAGGGACATACGGCAAAGTGAAGAAAGCCATCGAGAGACAATCCGGCAAAGTGGTGAGTTTTAGCCAACGGCTAATCTCCAATGGAACGGGTGTGACAGTTGGAACTTGGTGTGTTACAACAAGTGAATAACACCATTATAATGTAGTTTGTGATTTAAGAACATCAACATACAACGTCTGACAACTGAATATAGTGATATTTTGGTGTTTTATTGATAAATATTCATAAACACATGTTTATGGTGTGTCAATCAGAAATCCCAAGGTCACTATTGTCAGTGTCATCTCGCGCACCCTGATGATGCCACGTGGGATTTCAGCTTTCCAATTTAAAGTCAGTAATGAGCCGATTTTAATGTTGTTTTATGGCCATAATTACACACTTGGTTTCAGGAGACAAAATCAGTTGTATTGCCTCAGAGGTCACACTGCTTATACAAGATGAGTCAAAGGTCAGTTTAAAAATACATTGGGGTCCATGTAGCTAAATTAAGTTTATATTTATAACATGTGTTTTCAGTGTTACCAGACCTCAGAAGAATGAGTCTCTTGTCTTATTCTGTTTTGATGAGCTGAGATGCATGAATAAAAGTAAAAATGTTTTGTCCCACTGAACATGCACTGACAAATCCATTTAATGATCCACCTTGAACCACCTGTAGCCATGAGGTGAATTATAGTGATCATATTTCAGGTATTTTGTTGACTAGCACTAAAATGGGTCTAGTGGGTTACTCAGCCTCTGTACTGTGTGAAgagacagtgggagagagagcacGAGCGAGAACCACACACACttaaagagagagcagagaaagagagagatgctgAGGGTATTATTTGACCTCTGGTCACCCCCTGGCTGGGCAACTAGAACTATCCAAGTGTGAGGTATGCAGGAGGAAAGTAGCCAGTCTGGTGGGTGTTTCCTCGGACTGACTAACACCTAGCTGTGAAGGAAGCAGAGGCTCTTGGAGGGGTTACGTGTGgggtgcagacacacacacacaacacaaacccacatatatgtatacacacacacacacacaagccgaGAACTTCTCACTTGGTCGCTGTATTGATGAGGTACCTAATGACTTCAAACTGTATGAACAGAAtgaagacgagagagagagagacagagagagagagagaggggaaaggctACATTCTCACTGGTTATCCTGAGTAGCCAAGAAGAGCAGACACCACATATATACCGTACCCTTCTGTGTGGGCTTTGTCAGGCATAGAAATGCCTCCCTGTCCATGTGTAAGAGGTCTGGAGACATGACTGGTTTAGGACACACTGCTtactagacacagagagagagaatgagccaGTGAGTGTGAACACACAGACAATACAAACAGAAGTCTGGATGGAATAGTTTGGGTATTATTAGGCCTTGGTGACTCATTGAGATTAGTTGCTATAAAACCACCAGCATAGCGTACAGTCTCCTGGCTGCTACCATGCAAGAGCATTCAGTCTCCTGGCTGCTACCATGCAAGAGCATTCCGTCTCCTGGCTGCTACCATGCAAGAGCATTCAGTCTCATGGCTGCTACCATGCAAGAGAATTCAGTCTCCTGGCTGCTACCATGCAAAAGCATTCAGTCTCCTGGCTGCTGCCATACAAGAGCATTCAGTCTCCTGGCTGCTACCATTCAAAAGCATTCAGTCTCCTGGCTGCTACCATGCAAGAGCATTCAGTATTCTGGCTGCTACCATTCAAGAGCATTCAGTCTCCTGGCTGCTACCATGCAAAAGCATTCCGTCTCCTGGCTGCTACCATGCAAAAGCATTCCGTCTCCTGGCTGCTACCATGCAAGAGCATTCAGTCTCCTGGCTGCTACCATGCAAGAGCATTCAGTCTCCTGGCTGCTACCATGCAAAAGCATTCAGTCTCCTGGCTGCTGCCATACAAGAGCATTCAGTCTCCTGGCTGCTACCATTCAAAAGCATTCAGTCTCCTGGCTGCTACCATGCAAGAGCATTCCGTCTCCTGGCTGCTACCATACAAGAGCATTCAGTCTTCTGGCTGCTACCATTCAAGAGCATTCAGTCTCCTGGCTGCTACCATGCAAAAGCTTTCCGTCTCCTGGCTGCTACCATGCAAAAGCATTCCGTCTCCTGGCTGCTACCATGCAAGAGCATTCAGTCTCCTGGCTGCTACCATACAAGAGCATTCAGTCTTCTGGCTGCTAACATACAAGAGCATTCAGTCTCCTGGCTGCTACCATGCAAAAGCTTTCCGTCTCCTGGCTGCTACCATGCAAGAGCAAGGTAGAGTGGGACTCTGAGTCAGTCAATCATGATACACATGGTTGAGTCGCCATTAGTGTGTACGTCTAAtctgttgtgtctgtctgtctgactgactgaacaTTTGTGTACCCACCATGAACCTTTTTTCCCTATAGAGACATAAAGCACAGTCATATGGTGGAGGGTTGAGAGAGCCTTTAGATTGAATGTTATTTAATTATGCCACTTTccctggcctggtctggtctggtctggtaatgTTGTTATCAAGGCAGTGAGAGGAGCAGGTTGACAGGGTCAGCCAAGCAGCAGGAAGGGAACACTTCTATGTTGACCTGtcaggggagtgtgtgtgagtgtgtgtaagtgtgtgtgtgtgtgtgcgtgtgttctgCGGCAGCTTCTCTGAATAGATAGCTATTTCAGAGAAAGgtctaaggagagagagagacagcgagagagggagggggggctgTGTGTAGCTGCtgtgttagtctggtgtgtacaTCACAATAAATCCCCCAGTAGGATCTCTCCTCTCATCATTCTCATCAACCCTGTGTTTACCATTACCTCTAATGACCATGCTGTGAATAGCAGCGCCTGCTATGGTGAGCCTCCTGTCCACTCCACTGTACTGACGCAGGGCATACCCTTTCCCTAAACAGCCTGCCTGTAAACCAACACACCTGGTTCCTACCACAGACAAAGCCCTGGTCTGTATGTGTGACAGTGATAGCGCTTCTTCTTCTCTTATACCCCGAGGCTAAAGAGCACACacgaacgaacacacacacacacacacacacgcttgcacacacacacacacacacccacacacacacactgcaccaaaacacacagaaacacacacacccgcgcacacgcacacacacacagtacacccCACTGAGCCCAGTCAGCCAGCTGTTGTATGGCCCAAACGGTGGTTGTGACTAACGATCCATAACCCTGGGCTGGAGGGGTAAGGGTGTGTCCATCCTGTCTACCCAGATGTACAGTAGGCAGGGATCACCATTCACTATCACCACAATAGACTATTCATGAGTttagggatgcgtcccaaatggcaccctttggtcaaaagtagtgcactatgtagggaatagggttccatatGGGACACACACTAGACTTTCACTGTAATTAAGGAAGGACTGAGAACCTATTCAATATAGTTCTGTTCTCTGTATTGCCTTTAATAACTTGCAATATGCAACTGTAACCACATTCTACGCTCCGTTTATAACCCATTTAACATTTTACGCTCCGTTTATAACCCATTTAAAACAAACACAACTTATATTTAAGTTGAACACAACCATATCACACGATTTGTAACCATAACACATGATTTGTAACCATAATACATGATTTACAA
Protein-coding regions in this window:
- the LOC121557226 gene encoding NUAK family SNF1-like kinase 1 encodes the protein MMETASKARRLSNVSNVSNMSTSSAGTEVGQSDVQIWGDRPLPVDYLGDISILDEGRWSNSGVKKHHHKHNLKHRYELLETLGKGTYGKVKKAIERQSGKVVAIKSIRKEKIKDDQDMVHIRREIEIMSSLKHPHIISIYEGRSEREM